The genome window TCAAGTCTAATAGTAATCGCTTTTAGCAGTTCTTGCGGCGTACACGGCTTAGTAATGTAATCATCAGCTCCCAGTTCCATGCCCGTGCGAACGTCAACTTTATCGGCTTTGGCTGTGAGGAAAATAAACGGAATTGTGGCAGTCAAGGGTTCGGATCGCAAAGCTTTGATGACGCCGTGACCGTCTACTTCCGGCATCATCATGTCGCACAAAATTAAATCCGGGATTTGTTCGATCGCCAATTTGATGCCGACTTTCCCGTTAATCGCTCCTATTCCTTCAAAATTCTCGGCTTCCAGCAAATCTAAAATATTTTCTCTAATCGATTCTTCATCTTCTATTACCAAAATTTTAGCCACGGTGATAGCTCCTTTTTGTTAGTAGTTTGTTGGACAAATTCTGAGTTCAGATACTTGATAGTTTTGTTTTTTAGGCGCTTAATCAATCGTTAAATTGCGGATATATATAGTTGATAATTCAGTTGTTATTGACTGGAGCGCAAATTAAAGGCAAGGTAATAGTGAAAGTTGTGCCTTTTCCTTCTTGACTGTCGATCGCGAGTTGACCGTCGTGAAGTTCCACAGCCCTCTTCACAATTGCTAAACCGAGACCTGTTCCCGAAATAGTGCCGACATTTTGAGCTCGGTAAAAAGTTTCTAAGATCCGCTCTCGATCGGCTTGGGGAATGCCGATGCCCTGGTCTTGAACTTGGAAAACAGCTTCTTTGTTTTGACAGTTGAGGTGCAACGAAACTGTACTGCCGACGGGAGAATATTTGATGGCATTTGAGAGGACATTTCCCAAAATTTGCTGCAGCAGTTTTTCATCCATTTGAGCCTCGCAGTTGCCGCCTTCATATTGAAAGGCGATCGGGTGTTGGTTGCTGTCGTTGAGCTGCTGCTCTTCTACCACTTGACGGCAAAATTTTTCGAGGTTTAAGGAAACCGGTTGAAACTGCAAGGTATTGGCTTCTATTTTGCCAATTACGAGGATATCTTCTAATAACTCTGTCATGCGTTTAATTGCTAATTGAATCCGCACAAAATGAGTAGATTTTTTATCTTGAGACCACTGAGAACTGTAATCTTGCAGCAATCCAGCGGAAAATTGGATGGTTGTCAAAGGTGTGCGGAACTCGTGGGAAACCATTGTGACAAATTTAGCTCGCAGTTCTGAAAGTTCCTTTTCTCGTGCGAGGGCTTTGAGAATTTCCGCTTCTGCTCGTTTGCGATCGCTAATGTCACGGGCTTCCGCAATCAGCAGCAAAACTTGTCCTGTTTCATTTTTAACAGGTTTCAGTGAGAAATCAACAGTCATAATTTGGCCGCTTTTGCCTAACAAGTCGATTTCGCTGCGGAAAAACTCGCCGCGACTTGCTTTGCCGATCGCGCATTGCAATTGTTCGGAAACCTGTGGCGACTGGGCCCAAATCGCCATTTCCCAAATCGGGCGGCCTACAATACCCTCCGATCGCAATCCGGCAAAATCGAGGGCTGTCTCGTTCACTTCCAGCACGATTCCTTCGGGAGTCAGCAGCTTGGTTAGCTGAAACGAAGAGTCAAAAATCGCCCGAAAGCGCCGCTCGCTTTCCCTGAGCATTTGAAATGTTTGAGATCGTTCGATCGCGTAGCGGATCGTCCGCACTAATAATTGAGTAGTAATGTGACCTTTAACAATATAGTCTTGAGCTCCCAAGCGAACTGATTCAAGGGCTATCGCCTCATCGTCCAAGCCTGTCATTACCACCATTGGCACATCAGGAGCAACTTCTCGCAGGCGAGTTAGGGTTTCCAAACCGCGGCTGTCCGGCAAAGAAAGGTCGAGCAAAACTACATCAAAGGGTTGTTTGCACAGTTGTGCGATCGCCTCGTGCAGGAACTCAACAGACACCAGTTCCCACTGGACGCCCACAGATACTTCTAACAGTTCTGCAAGCAAATCAGCATCAGCAGGATTGTCTTCTACTAACAGAATCTTAATCCACATAGCTTAGACGTTTTTGACTGTAAAATTTTTACTCTACCAATCTTAGGTTAAACTTTTTTGCTTTCCCTTGCCATTTTCAACTTTAAAATTATTATTTGGGAACTGTCACCACCACCAGCTACCAATCCTCAATCCATCTCACCAGCTTAGCGACTTGACTAAAATCCACACGATTAGCCATGTAGCACCGGGCTGACAGGGCATAAAACTTGAGCATCTCTTCATCGGCTGCTGAGGTTGTCATAATTACCACCGGAATCATTTTTAACTTTGGTGCTGAATTAATTTAGATCGATATTTACCCACAGTTTTTTTTATACCAAATCAAGTCAAGCAGAATTAAATCGAGATATAAACACGAACAGACAAGCCTGCTTTATTCAATAAATTCATTGCTGATACCCTATCTTCTACTCTTGTGCAAATTGTTAAATTTTGGCTGTCGCCACCTTTTATAAAGTCCATTCAGCCTCGTTGAGCCAATCATGCACCAGCACAATTTCCATAGGTTAAAAATTTTTATAGCGCTCATAAGCCAAGTATCTGTTCGTTTAATTTAGAGGAAGTTTGACGACTGCCAGCCAGAATTCCTCAATTAACCTGACTACTTTAGTAAATTGTACGAAGTCTACTGGTTTTGTTATGTAACAGTTGGCGTGGAGGGAGTATGACTTAAAAATATCTTCGGGAGCTGCTGAAGTGCTGAGAATCACTACAGGAATTAATTTTAAGGTTGGGTCATTTTTAATTTCTTCTAGCACTTCAATACCGCTTTTTTTCGGCAGATGCAAATCGAGCAAAATCAAATCGGGACGAGGTACCCTGAGATAGGGTTCTTTTCGGCGCAAAAACTTAATTGCTTCGACTCCATCCTCCACAAAATGCAAGTTATTCAATATTTTACCCTGACTGAGGACTTCTATTGCCAAATCGGCATCGCTGGGAGAATCCTCAATTAGCAGAATCTCTATAGGTCTAACAGTGCTTCGATCGCTCATAACCGGCGTATCCTTTTGAGTATAAAAACAAAAGTGAACTTTGAGGCTTCAGGTACTAATTATAGGAATAGTGAAGTAAAAAGTCGCTCCTTTTCCCTCTTGAGATTCCACCCAGATGCGGCCGCCGTGGCGTTCAACAATGCGTTTGCACATCGCCAAACCTATGCCAGTACCGGAATATTGGCGGCGTCCGTGCAGGCGCGCAAAAATGATAAAAATGCGATCGGCATACTGCGGATCGATGCCAATGCCGTTATCGCGGACGCTGAACAGCCATTCGCTCTCTTGCCTGCGGGCAGCGATATGAATGAATGGGATATCTTGGCGACAAAATTTGATGCCGTTGCCGATCAAATTTTGGAATAATTGCACCAGTTGAGATTCATCTGCCATCACGGTTGGCATCGCGTCGCAGGTGATTACAGCTTTTCTTTCGGCGATCGCAATTTGCAAATTGCACAAACTTTTCTCGACAGCAGCATTGCAGTCCGCCTGCTCAAACTCCTGACCCCTCGTTCCCAGGCGCGAATACGCCAACAAATCGTTAATTAACTGCTGCATTCTCGTGGCGCCATCGACAATATAATTAATATACTTATCTGCGCGATCGTCCAAATTTCCTTGATAGCGCTGGGCCAGCAATTGAGTGTAACTGGTAACGGCTCGGAGCGGTTCTTGCAAATCGTGGGAAGCAACATAAGCAAATTGTTCTAATTCCTCGTTGGAACGCTTCAAATCTTCTGTAAGTTGCAGCATTTGCTGCTCTGCTTCTTTGCGGCTGGTAATGTTGTAAACCAAGGCGCAACAAGACAGCAGATTCCCCTGGGAGTCCATGACTGGACTGGTAGACATATCAGTCCAAATATCTTTGCCGTCCTTGCGTTTGAATTTAAATTCGTGTTGTTCACCAATACCTTGCCTGCGCCGCTCGACAAGAGCGAGAGCTTGTGGTTTTTCCGGTTCCTCCATGAAATCAAAAAGCGATCGCCCGAACATTTCTAATTCGCTATAGCCGAGCATTCGTGCCATTGCGTGGTTCACGTAAGTTGTGAGACCATTTCTGTCAATTACCCAAATACCTTCTTCTGCTAATTCAACTATTTGCCTGTACTTGAATTCGCTTTCCTGCAACGCTCTTTCCGTTAGTTTTCGCTCGGTGATATCTTTCATAAAACAGTGATGACCGTTAAATATCCCTTGTCCGTCGCAAGCTTTTACCATCGTTAATTGCTTGTAAAAAAACGAGCCATTTTTCCGGACGCCTCTAGCTTCAACTTCTACTTTCCCAGAAATTACCATTTCCTGATAAGCTGAAAGCATCATCTCAATATCGCCCGGATGTACGGTGAGCTGCCATTCCAGCCCAAGCATTTGTTCCGGTTCGTAACCGCATTGATGAGCGTAAGCTCGGTTAACATTCACGTAGCGCCCCTCAATATCCAGCCGCGAAATGCCTTCCATCGCATTTTGCATGGCTGCGGTGAGGTCGCGCAGCTCTTTTTCAGCTTGTTTGCGATCGGTAATATCCTGACCGATACCCAAAAAACCAGTGATATTTCCGTTACTATCAAATAAGGCAGTCACCGACAGCAGTACCGGAAACCGCGAACCATCTTTGCGAATGTAAGTCCATTCATTTTCGTCCGCGATTTCCCGGCACGGCAAGGCAAAAAATACTTGAATTCCCGGCTCTATTTTCACTCCCAATTCTTGAGAAAGAACTTCAGCTCTTTGAGCGACCTCCAGAGGCTCGTGAATTATTGCTATGGTGACTTTTCCGACTACTTCTTCTAGCGAATAACCTAAAAGTTGCTCTGCCGCCCGATTAAATGTTTTAATTGTACCGTCGGGATCTGTAGAAATAATTGTGTAGTTAGCGCTATTAAGAATTGCATTTTGCAGTTGCGTCAATTCCAACAAAGTGAGCGCAATTTTTTCGCGGTAGGCGATTTCTTTTTGCAATTGATGGTTAGAAATTTCGATTTGAGCAGTGCGCTCAGCAACTCGATGCTCCAGAGTTTCATTGAGCAGTCGATTTTCCTCTTCTACCTGCTTGCGTTCTGTAATATCAGTAATAGTACACACATAACTTTTAACCTCCCCATTTTCTCCGATTTGACCGACAGATTGACCGAATACCCAACTGATTTGAGGGTGATTAATGCCTTGAAAGCGGTACTCAGATTTAAACGGCAATTTGTCCTGCGCGGCGCTATACCATTCAGAAAAAACTCGCTCGCGGTCGTCTGGATGAATGCCTTGCAACCACCCTTTACCCAAAGCTTCATCACAGGCAATTCCCGAAATTTTACACCAGCGCTCGTTGACATACAAGCAGTCTCCTCCAGCATCTGCATAAAATATTCCTACCGGCGAAGCTTCAGTTAAAGTTTGATAGCGAGCTTCCGTTTCTCGGCGTTCAATTATTTCTTTTTGCAGTATGGAATCGATCATCCCTAATTGAGTTGGACTCAGGAGAGTTAATGCTTGGGGAACGAAAGGAATTAATGCAAAAGCGGTGTAACCAGAAATCGCGGCGGTAATAATTTTTAGAATGCCAGAAACCCAATAAACAGGATGCCAAAGCGTCCAAACTTCCATTACATGAGTAGTGCCGCAGGAGAGAATAAAGGCTGCAAACAGCCAAAAGATATTGCGAAAGGGCAAGTCTTTTCGCTGAAATATAAAATAAATTAGCGATAGCGGTATTGAATAGTAGGCTAGGGCAATAATAGAGTCTGAAACTATGTGGAGCGCGACTAGCTGTCGCTGCCAAAGGTAACAGTGGCCGTGAGGAATATAATTCCCGGTGAATAACAAATGATTTAAAAAATTCCAAATCATAAACGGAATGGGAAATGGGGAAGGAGTAATTTAACGCAATAACTTATAACTTATCTTAACTCTCTGAAATATACAGTTCTGGAGGCACGGGAGGCTAAAAACCCGGTTGCTTCATAAAGGTCTCGTTGCCAAACCGAATATTGTTGTAGAAACTGGTTTTTCTTCCGTAAGTCTTAATATAGCAATTCTCAATGATTCGCAAGCTGTAGCTAGCTCTAGGTTGGGTATAGCTCATATGTTGCACCATTCTCAATAATTCTTTTATGAACAGGCTTTCCGGCCCGTGAAGCGAGAAAATTCATCTCTCGCTTCACGGGCCGGAAAGCCTGTTGCTGAAAATGGTGCAAGATGTGAGATTTGACGAAGTGAAACCCTATATACAGCGGTTCTCAAGCGTGGTGAGGTATGTCCTATTCCCTATGCCCTATTCCCTATGCCCTATTCCCTATGCCCGAGAGTACCTCATCTTTCGGTCGAAAGGCTATAGCAATCCTCGCATCATTTGTGAATTTCTTACTCCCGAGCGAGCGGCTTCGGGGAGGGTTGGGGTGGGGTAAAAAATTTACGACTCCTGCAAGGATTGCTATATGCCGATTTGAGATTTTAGGATTTTAGCTTTTCCTTCCTTCTTCCTTATCTCCTAGATAACTAAAGCCTTCTTCCATCCATCCGTTACATCTGTTACATCGCAAGAAAGCGAATCCGTAGCCGAACTTCCTTCTGCTATAAAAAATGGGGCGAGCCCGAAGCCCGCCCCACCAAAAATTATGCTGCTGCTATTAACCCAACAGCGCCTGAGCCTTAGCTACCACATTATCAACGGTGTAGCCAAACTTTTCTAAAGCAACGGGGCCCGGTGCAGAAGCGCCGAATCTGTCGATGCTGATGCTATCGCCTTCGGAACCCAAATAACGTCCCCAGCCGAAGCTACAAGCTGCTTCAACGGCCAACCGCTTAGTAACAGCTTTCGGCAGTACCGATTCGCGGTAAGCGGCATCTTGTAAGTCGAACAATTCCCAGCAAGGCATCGAAACTACGCGCACTTTATTACCTGCAGCGCGCAATTTTTCAGCGGCATCAACGCAGAGGTAGGTTTCGCCGCCGGTGCCGATTAAAATGATGTCGGGAGTGCCGCCGTCGTCGGACAAAATGTAAGCGCCTTTGGCCGTTCCTTCGATCGAACTTCCAGCCAAATTGGGCAGATTTTGGCGCGACAAAGCCATTAAAGTTGGGCGAGTGCGGCTTTCAACTGCCACTTTGTAAGCGCCGGATGTTTCATTACCATCAGCAGGGCGCATTACCAACAAATCGGGAATTACGCGCAAAGAAGCGATAGTTTCCACGGGTTGGTGAGTGGGGCCGTCTTCGCCCAAGGCTACGGAGTCGTGAGTCATTACATAAATAACTCCAGCTTCCGAGAGTGCAGAGAGGCGAATTGCGCCCCGCATATAGTCAGCAAATACCAAGAAAGTAGCGCAGTAAGGAATTAAACCGCCGTGGAGGAGCAAGCCGTTGGCGATCGCGCCCATGCCGTGCTCCCGCACGCCAAACCGCAGGTTGCGTCCTTCGTACTGACCTTTTTGGAAGTCTTTTTCACCCTTGAGCAAAGTCATGTTAGAAGATGCCAAGTCAGCGGAACCGCCGATCAATTCAGGTAGCACACCTGCCAAAGCATTCAAACACTTTCCAGAATGATTCCGAGTGGAATCTGCTTTATCTTCCGGCTTGTATGTCGGCAAAACTTTATCCCAACCTTCAGGAAGTTTGCCGGCCACCGTGCGCTCGTATTCTGCTGCTTCTGCAGGATATGCTGCTTTATAAGCATCAAAAGCTGTCTGCCATTCTTGTTCAGCTTGAGCGCCGCGATCGACTGCTTTGCGGAAGTGAGCCAAAGCATCATCGGGAACCACAAACGGTGGGTGTTCCCAATTCAAGAAATCGCGAGTTGCTTGCACTTCATCGCTACCCAAAGCAGCACCGTGAGCGCTGTAAGAATCCCGTTTATTCGGAGAACCGTAACCGATGATCGTGCGGATTTTAATCATCGACGGTTTGTCCGTCACTTTCTTGGATTCTTCAATAGCTTTGTGAACTGCTTCTAAGCTAGTATCTTCGTCAAGATTGGTATTATCTACAGTAACAACGTGCCAGCCGTAGGCTTCAAAACGCTTGCCCACATCTTCAGTAAAGGCTAAATTAGTATTACCTTCAATGGAAATGTGATTGTCATCGTACAAGGCAATTAATTTGCCCAGTCCCAGGTGTCCGGCCAAAGAACAAGCTTCGCCAGAAACACCTTCCATTTGGCAGCCGTCACCCAAAATTACATAGGTGTAGTGGTCAACAATTGTGTGGTCGGGTTTGTTAAACTTAGCAGCGAGGTGAGCTTCTGCCATTGCCAAACCGACGGCATTAGCAATTCCTTGTCCCAGGGGGCCTGTGGTAACTTCTACGCCTTCGGTGACGAAGTTTTCGGGGTGTCCGGGGGTTTTGGATTCCCACTGGCGAAATTGCTTGATGTCGTCGAGGGTGACGCTATCGTAGCCGGTCAAGTACAGGAGGGCGTACTGTAGCATACAGCCGTGGCCGGCGGAGAGGACGAAGCGATCGCGGTTAAACCACTTGGGGTTTTTGGGGTTGAACCGCATGAACCGATCCCACAGCACAAAGGCCATAGGGGCAGCGCCCATCGGCAGTCCCGGGTGTCCTGATTTTGCTTTTTCTACCGCATCGATGGCCAAAAAGCGAATAGAGTTGATGCAGAGTTCTTCGAGTGATTGGGTTGCAACAGCCATAATTCTGGTTTTTATATGTTAAGAGAGAGTGTGTGTGGTCGATTCTGACAGAGGTGCGATGAGCCGAGTTCGATCGCTCGCGTTTCTGCTGTTCAGTTTCTGTGGAACTGCCGTGAGGCTGCACTACATATCATCTCACCAGTTGCGATCGACAGACAACTTAATTTTTTAATGTTTCGGTCGCTTTGTGCAGTCATCGCAAATTGCGATCGGAGATATTTCTGGGGCGAGTGCGGGTCTGTGCGATCGGGCTACGAGAGGGTTTAACTTAATTATTTAGCAAATTGGCTCTCAAAACCACCCTGTTATGATAAAGTTTGGTGTTTCTGACATCTTGCAGCTTTGTCACGAACAGGCAAGATGCCTGTGAAGCGAAGAGTGAATTTTCTTGTGGGGCGTTGCTTTGAGCAACGCCCGATCGCACGATCGCCAGAATAGTGCAAGATGTCAGATATTTGTAATTTTAATCAGGCAATAACTAATGACTCTGAGTGAAGCCGAAGTCCGCAGTCAAAAAGTAGACGAACTGCGATCGCAAGGCATAGAACCGTATCCCAGTGAATCCTACGCGCGATCGCACACAGCCAAGCAAGTTCGCCAAATATTTAGTCAGCCGGGAAAAGAACTCGAAAACGGACAAAGTGACCCCGAAGAAATTCCCCTGCGATTAGCCGGCCGCATCACTTCCAAGCGAGACAGCGGCAAAATTGGTTTCATCGATTTAAAAGACGCCACAGACAAAATTCAACTCAAAATCGAGAAAAAAATAGTAACCGGCGAAGTTGGTTTGAGCTTTGAACAAATTAAAAAATTGCTCGATGTCGGCGATTTTGTCGGCGTCGAAGGTATCGGCTGCCGCACCCCCAGGGGAGAACTTTCTATTTTAGTGAGGGAATTAAAGCTGTTATCAAAAGCTACCATTCAATTTCCCGATGCTTATTACGGAATTAACGACCCCGAAGTTTGCCGCCGTCACCGCGAAATGGATTTGGCAAGCAACCAAGATGCGCTCAACCGTTTTATGCTGCGAAGCCGCATCGTTCAAAGCATCCGTTCCTATCTCTGGCAAGCAAATTTTTACGAAATAGAAACGCCGACACTGCAAGCTATTTACGGCGGTGCTGCTGCCAAGCCATTCATCACTCACCACAATGCTTTAGAGGTGGATTTGTATTTGCGAGTGGCTCCAGAATTATTCTTAAAAAGAGCGATTTGCGGCGGTTTCGAGCGAGTATTTGAACTAGGGAAAGCATTTAGAAATGAGGGCATTGACAGCACCCACAATCCAGAGTTTACCTCTTTAGAAGTTTACCAAGCTTATGCTGATGTCTTCGACATTTTAACAGTTGTCGAAGACGTGATATGTTTCGCAGCGGCTGCTGTATTTGGGGATGTCAAAGAAATTGAAAATCAGGGGGAAACGATTAGTTTAGAACGCAAGTTCGACTACAGCGAAAAATATCCCGGTTTCAGCGGCAAACACTGGCAAGTGAAAACGATGGTAGAAGCTGTCAGAGACGAGTTTGGGCTGGATTTTGACAGTTTGGACTTGGAAAGTGCGATCGACTCTGCAACCAAACTAGAATTGCACCTCTCTAAGTTAGAACAACAGAGTTTAGGCTACGTGCTCTATGCAGTTTTTGACAAGTTAGTTGTTCCCAAACTAATTCAACCTACATTCATCATCGACTACCCTGTTGAAGTCAGTCCCTTAGCAAAAGGACATCGCAGCAAGCCCGGATTTGTAGAACGTTTCGAGCTATTTATCAACGGTACAGAATACTCGAACGGCTTCTCAGAATTGAACGATCCGAAAGAGCAAAGAAAGCGGTTTGAGGAACAGTTAGCGCAGAAAAATGCCGGCGATGACGAAGCGCATCCAATGGATGAAGACTTTATTCAAGCGCTATCTTTGGGAATGCCTAATTGTGCGGGCATGGGCATCGGCGTAGACAGATTGGTGATGCTTTTAACTAATACTCAAAGCATCCGAGATGCCGTCATGTTCCCGACAATGCGGCCGGTCAAAGATTGATTCGTAAGGTTTTGTAGGGGCGGGTTCACGAATAACATTTAATTCCCAAAAACAATATATATAAACCCGCCCTCACCCCACAAATAACCTACATCAACCTTGACTTCGATCGAATGCGAAAAATGTTCATTGCGATTTACCGTTGGGCGGGGGCGGGTTTATTTAAATCATCAATTATTGGCTGATATTGCGGGTGAAACCCGCCCCTACAATTCTGCAAACAATGTGCATTGCTATTGTTTGTTGGGTGGGGCGGGTTTATTTAAATTATTAATTATTGGCTAATATTGTTGGTGAAACCCGCCCCGACAATTATGGGATTTACCGTTGGGCGGGGGCGGGTTTATTTAAATCATCAATTATTGGCTGATATTGGTGGTGAAACCCGCCCCTACAAGCCTGAATTTAACAGATTTAATGTCACCGCATAAACGAACCGACAACACCGTTCAAATCTTCAGCCAAAGGATTTCCCAAAGCCTTAAACTTCCACTCGCCGCCTTCTCGATAAACTTCTCCCATCAACATATTTAATTTTCCTTCATAAGATGGGTCATTTGACAAGCGATAGCGAGCTATTTCTTTCCCGGCGGCATCTACAGCTCTCACGAAAGCATTTTCTACCAGCCCAAAATGCTGTTTTCTCTCTTTCCCATCGTAAATATTAACGCCCAAAATTATTTTGTGATATTGTGCTGGCAAAGAACTCAATTTCACCAATATTTGTTCGTCGTCTCCCTCTCCCTCGCCCGTGAGATTGTCCCCTGAGTGAACAACAGTTTGGTCTTTTGACTCCAAATGAGAGTAATAAATTACATCTTCTTTGTAGTTCTTGATTTTGCCATTTTCTCCCAGCAGCAGAGCGTAGGAATCTAAGTCAAAATTGGCACCGCTGCTTCGGCCGAAAAGACCTTTTTTAGCTTGTGCAACATCCCAGCCCAAAGCCATTGTCAGTCTGGACAAGTCGTATTCGCTTTTGCTGAGAACGATCGATTGTCCTTTTGTCAAGTTGATAGCCATAGTTTTGTGATTTTGTAATGTTTCTGGTGAAGTTGAATGATTGCCCTAAGCTAGCATTTTTTTTTGCTGCAAAAGCTGTTTCTAGGGTAAGAGATTTTTGATTCGTGCTGATTTTACCCAATTTGGATATTCGGCGGTCAACAAATCGTATAATTCCTCATCGGCAATATGTTCCGGGTCTTCTAAACTGAAGAAATCGGCGTTGTCTAGGTAGCGATCGCCCATTTCGTCAAGCTGCTCTAAAAAGCTAAAATCGCTCGCTGCGGCTCTTGCTAACCACCCGCGAACTCCCTTACTTTTGACATCTTTCTGCGACTTGCCGATCGCCATAAACTGCCAAAATATCGGCTCGCGGGACGACCATTGTAGCTGCTGCTTGCTTTCCGATTCGTCTGCCGTTTCTCCATCCGTGACAAACATCACGTAGACAGGTCGATCGGCTTTAATAGGTGCGTACCGCCTGCTACCGCGACCGTCAGGAAAATAGAAGTTTCTAATTTCCTTCATCACTTTACCGTAGTAAGTACCTCCTTCTAAAGGATACTGTTGCAGTATGTGGTGAATGAAGTTTGAGAAATTGTCGATCGACATTTCACCGGGATTGTGGGGGTTGACTCCAAACAGAAATATGTCGATCGATCCGTTGTCATCAAACCGACATCCCAAAGCCAAAATCTTCTCTGCCAAACGCTGAATTTTTCCTGAACTGTATAGGGAAGACATGGAAGCCGAAATATCGAGGCAAAGCGCTACTTGAGCATCGTGATTTGTGAGATTTGCCTTTTTTAGCGAGATATCGGCTTTCTTGGCGAGATTGAAAATGTGCGGCGCTTTCTCCTCAAGCTTTTTGTCTAATGCTATAGCTTTCTGACTTTTGTGGCTATCTTCAATAACTGGTAATTTAGGCAGTTCTACTGTACGTTTTGCTGGTTTTTCTTGCGGTTGAATCTCTGAATGATATTTCTCAACAAAACTCTGCAACCCGGCTTTATATCCTTGTCCTACGGCCTGAAATCTCCAAGCTGCATCTTTTTTATACAACCGTCCGAACTCGACTGCTGTTTCTTCAGAAAAACCTTCTGTTAAATCATAGCGCGCTAGTTCGCTGTCGGTTGCGCGATCGTACAATCGGATAAAAGCATTTCTGATTTGGCTGAAATTTTGATGTTTAGCTTGTGCGTCGTGAATTGTGACCACAAAGACCATTTCCTCAACCGCAGCCGTTACTTTTCCTAAGTCTACATAAATTGTCTCGTCATCTCCTTGAGTTTGACCGGTTTGATTATCTCCCGAATGGGCGATCGCTCCGTCCGGCGACTGCGAGTTATTGTAAAATACAAAGTATCTTTCATCGGGGATTTTGCCATCAGAACCTAATGCAAAAACCGAGGCATCGATATCGCAGCTTTGCTGGTTTGAGTCTGAGAAATTTAGTTCACTTGCTATTTCCCACCCCAGGGCGATCGCAACTTTTGTTAAACTTGGAGTTGTTTTAGAAAGATTGAATCTTTCGCCCTTCTTTAATTGAATTCCCATCTGGTTTATCACCTCATGAGTCTGATTGATTAAAATCGAGGGAAACATTCCTGCTTCCGAATTTCCCCTCGATTTATTTAGATAGGAGCGATCCTCTTCGAGGGCTTCGCTAACGACCTTTTATCAGGCATACTTGTCTACAAAGCTTTGCAAGCCGGAATTGTAACCTTGTCCTACAGCTTGGAACCTCCACTCGCCGTCTTTCTTGTAAAGTCTGCCAAACTCTACCGCTGTCTCCCTAGAAAAATCCTCGTCCAAATCGTACTTCGTTACCTCTGTGTTCGTAGTAGTGTCGTAAATCCTGATAAAAGCATTTCGC of Oscillatoria nigro-viridis PCC 7112 contains these proteins:
- a CDS encoding sensor histidine kinase produces the protein MWIKILLVEDNPADADLLAELLEVSVGVQWELVSVEFLHEAIAQLCKQPFDVVLLDLSLPDSRGLETLTRLREVAPDVPMVVMTGLDDEAIALESVRLGAQDYIVKGHITTQLLVRTIRYAIERSQTFQMLRESERRFRAIFDSSFQLTKLLTPEGIVLEVNETALDFAGLRSEGIVGRPIWEMAIWAQSPQVSEQLQCAIGKASRGEFFRSEIDLLGKSGQIMTVDFSLKPVKNETGQVLLLIAEARDISDRKRAEAEILKALAREKELSELRAKFVTMVSHEFRTPLTTIQFSAGLLQDYSSQWSQDKKSTHFVRIQLAIKRMTELLEDILVIGKIEANTLQFQPVSLNLEKFCRQVVEEQQLNDSNQHPIAFQYEGGNCEAQMDEKLLQQILGNVLSNAIKYSPVGSTVSLHLNCQNKEAVFQVQDQGIGIPQADRERILETFYRAQNVGTISGTGLGLAIVKRAVELHDGQLAIDSQEGKGTTFTITLPLICAPVNNN
- a CDS encoding response regulator; its protein translation is MSDRSTVRPIEILLIEDSPSDADLAIEVLSQGKILNNLHFVEDGVEAIKFLRRKEPYLRVPRPDLILLDLHLPKKSGIEVLEEIKNDPTLKLIPVVILSTSAAPEDIFKSYSLHANCYITKPVDFVQFTKVVRLIEEFWLAVVKLPLN
- a CDS encoding PAS domain-containing sensor histidine kinase; the encoded protein is MIWNFLNHLLFTGNYIPHGHCYLWQRQLVALHIVSDSIIALAYYSIPLSLIYFIFQRKDLPFRNIFWLFAAFILSCGTTHVMEVWTLWHPVYWVSGILKIITAAISGYTAFALIPFVPQALTLLSPTQLGMIDSILQKEIIERRETEARYQTLTEASPVGIFYADAGGDCLYVNERWCKISGIACDEALGKGWLQGIHPDDRERVFSEWYSAAQDKLPFKSEYRFQGINHPQISWVFGQSVGQIGENGEVKSYVCTITDITERKQVEEENRLLNETLEHRVAERTAQIEISNHQLQKEIAYREKIALTLLELTQLQNAILNSANYTIISTDPDGTIKTFNRAAEQLLGYSLEEVVGKVTIAIIHEPLEVAQRAEVLSQELGVKIEPGIQVFFALPCREIADENEWTYIRKDGSRFPVLLSVTALFDSNGNITGFLGIGQDITDRKQAEKELRDLTAAMQNAMEGISRLDIEGRYVNVNRAYAHQCGYEPEQMLGLEWQLTVHPGDIEMMLSAYQEMVISGKVEVEARGVRKNGSFFYKQLTMVKACDGQGIFNGHHCFMKDITERKLTERALQESEFKYRQIVELAEEGIWVIDRNGLTTYVNHAMARMLGYSELEMFGRSLFDFMEEPEKPQALALVERRRQGIGEQHEFKFKRKDGKDIWTDMSTSPVMDSQGNLLSCCALVYNITSRKEAEQQMLQLTEDLKRSNEELEQFAYVASHDLQEPLRAVTSYTQLLAQRYQGNLDDRADKYINYIVDGATRMQQLINDLLAYSRLGTRGQEFEQADCNAAVEKSLCNLQIAIAERKAVITCDAMPTVMADESQLVQLFQNLIGNGIKFCRQDIPFIHIAARRQESEWLFSVRDNGIGIDPQYADRIFIIFARLHGRRQYSGTGIGLAMCKRIVERHGGRIWVESQEGKGATFYFTIPIIST
- the tkt gene encoding transketolase, which produces MAVATQSLEELCINSIRFLAIDAVEKAKSGHPGLPMGAAPMAFVLWDRFMRFNPKNPKWFNRDRFVLSAGHGCMLQYALLYLTGYDSVTLDDIKQFRQWESKTPGHPENFVTEGVEVTTGPLGQGIANAVGLAMAEAHLAAKFNKPDHTIVDHYTYVILGDGCQMEGVSGEACSLAGHLGLGKLIALYDDNHISIEGNTNLAFTEDVGKRFEAYGWHVVTVDNTNLDEDTSLEAVHKAIEESKKVTDKPSMIKIRTIIGYGSPNKRDSYSAHGAALGSDEVQATRDFLNWEHPPFVVPDDALAHFRKAVDRGAQAEQEWQTAFDAYKAAYPAEAAEYERTVAGKLPEGWDKVLPTYKPEDKADSTRNHSGKCLNALAGVLPELIGGSADLASSNMTLLKGEKDFQKGQYEGRNLRFGVREHGMGAIANGLLLHGGLIPYCATFLVFADYMRGAIRLSALSEAGVIYVMTHDSVALGEDGPTHQPVETIASLRVIPDLLVMRPADGNETSGAYKVAVESRTRPTLMALSRQNLPNLAGSSIEGTAKGAYILSDDGGTPDIILIGTGGETYLCVDAAEKLRAAGNKVRVVSMPCWELFDLQDAAYRESVLPKAVTKRLAVEAACSFGWGRYLGSEGDSISIDRFGASAPGPVALEKFGYTVDNVVAKAQALLG